In Polaribacter sp. L3A8, a genomic segment contains:
- the recA gene encoding recombinase RecA, with translation MAADKEKTAKLKALQLTLDKLDKTYGKGAVMKLGDVVTEDIDAISSGSLGLDLALGVGGYPRGRVIEIYGPESSGKTTLTLHAIAEAQKAGGIAAFIDAEHAFDKFYAENLGVDIDNLIISQPDHGEQALEIAENLIRSGAIDIVVIDSVAALTPKAEIEGEMGDSKMGLHARLMSQALRKLTGTISKTKCTVIFINQLREKIGVMFGNPETTTGGNALKFYASVRLDIRRRTQIKDGDRVIGNSTKVKVVKNKVAPPFQIAEFDIMYGQGISKVGEILDIGVELGIVKKSGSWFSYGETKLGQGRDAVKGLIKDNPELAEELEGKIKIAIENQE, from the coding sequence ATGGCGGCAGATAAAGAAAAAACAGCAAAGCTAAAAGCACTTCAACTTACTCTAGATAAGCTAGATAAGACGTATGGTAAAGGAGCCGTAATGAAATTAGGAGATGTAGTTACCGAAGACATAGATGCAATTTCATCTGGTTCTTTAGGGTTAGATTTAGCCTTAGGCGTAGGTGGTTATCCAAGAGGAAGAGTTATTGAAATTTACGGACCAGAATCTTCTGGTAAAACTACTTTAACGTTGCATGCAATTGCAGAAGCTCAAAAAGCTGGAGGAATTGCAGCATTTATTGATGCAGAACATGCATTTGATAAATTTTACGCAGAAAATTTAGGAGTAGATATAGATAACTTAATTATTTCTCAACCAGATCATGGTGAGCAAGCATTAGAAATTGCAGAAAACTTAATTCGTTCTGGAGCAATAGATATTGTTGTTATTGATTCTGTGGCAGCATTAACGCCAAAAGCAGAAATTGAGGGAGAAATGGGAGATTCTAAAATGGGTTTACATGCTCGTTTAATGTCTCAAGCATTACGTAAATTAACGGGTACAATTTCTAAAACAAAATGTACTGTTATATTTATTAACCAATTACGTGAAAAAATTGGTGTAATGTTTGGTAACCCAGAAACTACAACGGGTGGTAACGCATTAAAATTCTATGCTTCTGTACGTTTAGATATTAGAAGAAGAACACAAATTAAAGACGGAGACAGAGTTATTGGTAACAGTACTAAAGTTAAAGTTGTTAAAAATAAAGTAGCACCGCCGTTTCAAATTGCAGAATTTGATATTATGTACGGACAAGGAATTTCTAAAGTTGGTGAAATTTTAGATATTGGTGTAGAGTTAGGTATTGTTAAGAAAAGTGGTTCTTGGTTTAGTTACGGAGAAACAAAATTAGGTCAGGGTAGAGATGCTGTTAAAGGTTTAATTAAAGACAATCCAGAATTAGCTGAAGAACTTGAAGGTAAAATTAAGATTGCTATTGAAAATCAAGAATAA
- a CDS encoding GNAT family N-acetyltransferase: MIYLTEQLSLKSIKTDDYTLLYNVMCEVYPLAYSHFWTDKGDWYVNSQYAKAHILKELSEENAEYYFVLFNDEIVGNFRIIWNEKLEGLSEEKQVKLHRIYLHKKTQGNGIGKKLVAWLSKKAIKKGYNTIWLDAMDEQAQAFQFYKKLGFVYHSHTFLAYDLLYKEVRKMSQVYKVLKF, translated from the coding sequence ATGATTTACCTAACAGAACAACTATCCTTAAAAAGTATAAAAACGGATGATTATACGCTATTGTATAATGTAATGTGTGAGGTTTATCCTTTAGCTTACAGCCATTTTTGGACAGATAAAGGAGATTGGTATGTAAATTCTCAATACGCTAAAGCGCATATCTTAAAAGAATTATCTGAAGAAAATGCGGAGTATTATTTTGTGTTATTTAACGATGAAATTGTGGGTAATTTTAGAATTATTTGGAATGAAAAACTAGAAGGTTTATCCGAAGAAAAACAAGTAAAATTACACCGAATTTATCTTCATAAAAAAACACAAGGAAACGGAATTGGAAAAAAACTAGTTGCTTGGTTATCAAAAAAGGCAATTAAAAAAGGCTATAATACAATCTGGTTAGATGCCATGGATGAACAAGCCCAAGCTTTTCAGTTTTATAAAAAGTTAGGGTTTGTGTATCATTCTCATACTTTTTTAGCGTATGATTTATTATATAAAGAGGTTAGAAAAATGAGTCAGGTTTATAAAGTTTTAAAGTTTTAA
- a CDS encoding LytR/AlgR family response regulator transcription factor, translating to MKYTYIIIQDKKEALDDLRSALDEHSDYKFVDTATNLEDGFSLILKTKPNLIFLDVEINDRNTFTLIPKLKEFFTDLPIIIMTTTHNYYAKEAVNNQVSYFLSKPIQPVELENSLLFFEKTFTERQTHLVVKTGADIYLLNYNKISFLQAERNYTSIFNANGKSFSTSKSLKHFEETLPKKFIRVHRSFIVNKNCIERLNTRKGQLFLQPTDTLQDLEENFIPIGKEYLQKLKNSFSF from the coding sequence ATGAAATACACATACATCATAATACAAGACAAAAAAGAAGCTTTAGATGATTTAAGATCAGCTTTAGATGAACATTCAGATTATAAATTTGTAGATACTGCAACAAATTTAGAAGATGGATTTTCTTTAATTCTTAAAACAAAACCGAATCTTATTTTTTTAGATGTAGAAATTAACGATAGAAATACCTTTACACTTATTCCTAAACTAAAAGAATTTTTTACTGATTTGCCAATCATAATTATGACAACAACGCATAATTATTATGCAAAAGAAGCTGTTAATAATCAGGTATCTTATTTTTTAAGTAAACCAATACAACCTGTAGAATTAGAAAATTCATTACTGTTTTTTGAAAAAACATTTACAGAAAGACAAACACACCTTGTGGTAAAAACAGGGGCAGATATCTATCTTTTAAATTATAATAAAATTTCTTTTTTACAAGCGGAAAGAAATTATACAAGTATTTTTAATGCAAACGGAAAAAGTTTTTCAACATCAAAATCTTTAAAACATTTTGAAGAAACGTTACCTAAAAAATTTATTCGTGTTCATAGAAGTTTTATTGTAAATAAAAACTGTATTGAAAGATTAAATACTAGAAAAGGACAACTCTTTTTACAACCAACGGATACACTTCAGGATTTAGAAGAAAATTTTATTCCTATTGGAAAAGAATACTTACAGAAACTTAAAAACTCTTTTTCTTTTTAA
- a CDS encoding PspC domain-containing protein, whose amino-acid sequence MILGVCEWLSTKTQFSAKNIRILFVLLVLFGGLGLGAYLILWLVKILSKE is encoded by the coding sequence ATGATTTTAGGAGTATGTGAATGGTTGAGTACAAAAACACAGTTTTCAGCAAAAAATATTAGAATATTATTTGTCTTATTAGTTTTATTTGGAGGTTTAGGTCTTGGAGCCTATTTAATTTTATGGTTGGTAAAAATTCTATCTAAAGAATAA
- the dut gene encoding dUTP diphosphatase, whose amino-acid sequence MNVQIINKSKHATPNYETEGAAGMDLRANIEASITLKPLERAIVKTGLFIALPVGFEAQVRPRSGLAAKKGITVLNAPGTVDADYRGEIGVILVNLSNEEFIVNDGERIAQLIIAKHERVNWQEVTVLSETARGAGGFGSTGV is encoded by the coding sequence ATGAACGTACAAATAATTAATAAATCGAAACACGCAACCCCTAATTACGAAACAGAAGGTGCTGCAGGAATGGATTTAAGAGCAAATATTGAGGCATCTATAACATTAAAACCTTTAGAAAGAGCCATTGTAAAAACGGGCTTATTTATAGCATTACCAGTTGGTTTTGAAGCTCAAGTTAGACCAAGAAGTGGTTTGGCTGCTAAAAAAGGAATTACTGTTTTAAACGCTCCAGGAACAGTAGATGCAGATTACAGAGGAGAAATTGGTGTTATTTTAGTAAACCTATCTAATGAAGAATTTATTGTAAATGATGGCGAAAGAATAGCACAATTAATTATTGCAAAGCACGAACGTGTAAACTGGCAAGAAGTAACTGTTTTAAGTGAAACAGCACGTGGAGCTGGTGGATTTGGAAGTACAGGAGTTTAA
- a CDS encoding alpha/beta hydrolase translates to MNIKSIYFLIFILVFNACKVKKSEVKKEITVTKSTEKISTKAVNVSILQKTFVIDGLNTIPHKIWLYLPPNYNTSTEKYDVIYMHDAQNLFDNKTSFVGEWSVDETLNELYKKKGKSFIVVGVENGGEKRIEEYTPWKNLKYGGGKGAIYVDFLVNELKPFIDKNYRTKPAPENTAIIGSSLGGLISFYGGLKHPEVFGKIGALSPSFWFSNKVVKFAEENGNQKNTKLYLLAGDKEEAIMVTDTENMAERLLDLGFPSENMKTKIATKGRHTESFWKAEFLEVITFLYNL, encoded by the coding sequence ATGAATATAAAATCAATATATTTTCTAATTTTCATACTGGTTTTTAACGCTTGTAAGGTCAAAAAATCCGAAGTAAAAAAAGAGATTACAGTAACAAAAAGCACAGAAAAAATTTCTACAAAAGCAGTCAATGTTTCCATTTTACAAAAAACATTTGTTATTGATGGTTTAAACACTATTCCTCATAAAATTTGGTTGTATTTACCACCAAATTATAATACATCAACAGAAAAATACGATGTAATTTATATGCACGATGCTCAGAATTTGTTTGATAACAAAACTTCTTTTGTTGGCGAATGGTCTGTAGATGAAACGCTAAATGAACTTTATAAAAAAAAGGGTAAAAGCTTTATTGTTGTAGGGGTTGAAAATGGTGGAGAGAAAAGAATTGAAGAATATACACCTTGGAAAAACCTAAAATATGGTGGAGGAAAAGGAGCTATTTATGTCGATTTTTTAGTCAACGAACTAAAACCTTTTATTGATAAAAATTACAGAACCAAACCTGCTCCAGAAAACACCGCAATTATTGGTAGTTCTTTAGGTGGGTTAATCTCATTTTACGGCGGATTGAAACATCCTGAGGTTTTTGGTAAAATTGGTGCACTTTCTCCCTCTTTTTGGTTTTCTAATAAAGTAGTTAAATTTGCTGAAGAAAATGGGAATCAGAAAAATACAAAACTTTATTTATTAGCTGGTGATAAAGAAGAAGCTATTATGGTTACCGATACAGAAAATATGGCAGAACGCTTATTAGATCTTGGTTTTCCATCAGAAAACATGAAAACCAAAATTGCAACAAAAGGAAGACATACAGAGTCTTTTTGGAAAGCAGAATTTTTAGAAGTAATTACATTTTTATATAATTTATAA
- a CDS encoding MATE family efflux transporter yields MSSLKRFFKDTIIYGIAAVLPRAINIFLVKLHTSTLDAEKYAVNTDYYVYAAYLNALLTFGMETAFFRFFSKEKEKGKVVSTSFISLLISTLIFFFLALFFNNEIATFFGFKNPLFFKLLVYTITLDTLVVVPFAYLRVTNKPLKFTAIKMINIGVFTILNVFFLWFVPYAIKNGISLPETIVNYYGNYPKVIHIFVAGTIASLSTFGLLFPSVFKFKFEFDITLLKKMLKYSFPIMVGSLAFVTNENIDKLLLSDILGEKQMGVYAACYKLGVFMTLYIMAFRLGAEPFFFNNADKKNAKETYAKVLTWFTIFGSFFMLIVVVFIDLFAQILLGKPEYFEALSIVPIILLANLFLGIYNNLSIWYKLTDKTKYGMYFSIVGALITIIFNLIMIPKIGFMASAWATLIAFGTMMVLSYFVGKKHYPVNYKLKKIGYYLVFSIFFEWVSFIVFRGQYWFSIITILLFFGLIYYNEKEEIKQILKR; encoded by the coding sequence TTGAGTTCCTTAAAACGATTTTTTAAAGACACCATAATTTACGGAATTGCCGCTGTTTTACCACGTGCAATTAATATCTTTTTGGTTAAATTACATACCTCTACATTAGATGCAGAAAAATATGCAGTTAATACAGATTATTATGTTTATGCTGCCTATTTAAATGCACTACTAACTTTTGGAATGGAAACTGCTTTTTTTCGTTTTTTTTCTAAGGAAAAAGAGAAAGGAAAAGTAGTTTCTACATCCTTTATTAGTTTGTTAATTTCAACGCTAATTTTCTTTTTTTTAGCGTTATTTTTTAATAATGAAATTGCTACTTTCTTCGGATTTAAAAACCCTTTATTTTTTAAATTATTAGTTTATACAATTACGCTAGATACCCTAGTAGTTGTACCTTTTGCATATTTACGCGTTACAAACAAACCATTAAAATTTACAGCAATAAAAATGATAAACATTGGTGTTTTTACTATTTTAAATGTTTTCTTTTTGTGGTTTGTTCCTTATGCTATTAAAAACGGAATTTCATTACCAGAAACCATTGTAAATTACTATGGTAACTACCCAAAAGTAATTCACATTTTTGTTGCAGGAACTATAGCCAGTTTATCTACTTTTGGATTGCTTTTTCCATCTGTTTTTAAATTTAAATTCGAGTTTGATATTACACTTTTAAAAAAAATGCTAAAATATAGTTTTCCAATCATGGTTGGAAGCTTAGCTTTTGTAACCAATGAAAATATAGACAAACTTTTGTTAAGTGATATCTTGGGTGAAAAACAAATGGGAGTTTACGCAGCTTGTTACAAATTAGGTGTTTTTATGACCTTGTATATTATGGCATTCCGATTGGGTGCAGAACCATTTTTCTTTAATAATGCTGATAAAAAAAATGCCAAAGAAACCTATGCTAAAGTTTTAACTTGGTTTACCATTTTTGGGTCTTTTTTTATGCTTATTGTAGTTGTTTTTATAGATTTATTTGCACAAATTTTATTAGGAAAACCAGAATATTTTGAAGCACTTTCTATTGTGCCAATCATACTTTTAGCAAACTTATTTTTAGGCATTTATAATAATTTATCTATTTGGTATAAACTAACCGACAAAACAAAATACGGAATGTATTTCTCTATTGTGGGAGCCTTAATAACCATTATTTTTAACCTAATAATGATTCCTAAAATAGGCTTTATGGCTTCTGCTTGGGCAACGTTAATAGCATTTGGCACCATGATGGTGTTGTCTTATTTTGTTGGTAAAAAGCATTATCCAGTAAATTATAAATTAAAAAAAATAGGGTATTATTTAGTATTTTCAATTTTCTTTGAGTGGGTTTCTTTTATAGTATTTAGAGGGCAGTATTGGTTTTCTATAATAACTATTTTACTTTTCTTCGGATTGATTTATTACAATGAAAAAGAGGAAATTAAACAAATATTAAAACGATAG
- a CDS encoding NAD(P)H-dependent glycerol-3-phosphate dehydrogenase has protein sequence MNEDKKIAVFGGGSWATAIVKMLSENLDTIGWYMRSEQAIEHIKENDHNPNYLQSADVYARQLDLSSDINYTVNNYDVLIFAIPSAFLMSELKKLDTSLEGKIIFSAIKGIVPETGLIIGEHFNREFNIPIENIGVITGPCHAEEVAMERLSYLTIACKDENKAKFIEKSIQSWYIKTKISDDIIGTEYAAMLKNIYAVAAGIAHGLGYGDNFQAVLMSNAIREMKRFIKKVHKMKRNINNSAYLGDLLVTGYSLFSRNRQFGNMVGKGYTVKSAQMEMSMIAEGYYATKSAFKMKEENGANTPIIDTVYNVLYANKNPKKEFQNLTDKLD, from the coding sequence ATGAATGAGGACAAAAAAATAGCGGTTTTTGGTGGAGGTAGTTGGGCTACGGCCATTGTAAAAATGTTGAGTGAAAACCTTGATACCATTGGTTGGTATATGAGGAGTGAGCAAGCAATTGAGCATATTAAAGAAAACGATCATAACCCAAATTATTTGCAATCTGCAGATGTGTATGCACGTCAGTTAGATTTGTCTAGTGATATTAATTACACCGTTAATAATTACGATGTTCTTATTTTTGCAATTCCATCTGCTTTTTTAATGAGCGAATTAAAAAAATTAGATACTTCTTTAGAGGGTAAAATTATTTTTTCGGCAATTAAAGGGATTGTGCCAGAAACAGGTTTAATTATAGGAGAACATTTTAATAGAGAATTTAACATACCTATAGAAAATATTGGTGTTATCACCGGACCTTGTCATGCAGAAGAAGTTGCTATGGAGCGATTATCGTATCTAACAATTGCTTGTAAAGATGAAAATAAGGCAAAGTTTATAGAAAAATCTATTCAAAGCTGGTACATTAAAACTAAGATTTCCGATGATATTATTGGTACAGAATATGCAGCCATGTTAAAAAATATTTATGCTGTGGCTGCAGGTATTGCACACGGTTTAGGTTATGGAGACAATTTTCAGGCAGTTTTAATGAGCAACGCAATTAGAGAAATGAAACGCTTTATTAAAAAGGTTCATAAAATGAAACGTAACATTAATAACTCTGCTTATTTGGGCGATTTATTAGTTACTGGATATTCTCTTTTTAGCAGAAATAGACAATTTGGAAACATGGTTGGTAAAGGATATACCGTTAAATCTGCACAAATGGAGATGAGTATGATTGCTGAGGGATATTATGCTACCAAAAGTGCCTTTAAGATGAAGGAAGAAAACGGCGCAAATACACCTATTATAGATACTGTTTACAATGTTTTATACGCGAATAAAAATCCTAAAAAAGAATTTCAAAATTTGACAGATAAATTAGATTAA
- a CDS encoding MFS transporter, with the protein MAKQDPYAALKIKEFNIFLFVRFLLVFGWSMQFIVIEWEVYSITKDPLSLGIIGLMEIIPAFTMALFAGHIVDQNEKRNLLAICTAAFSLISLGLFLLTSESVVGHWSTNAVLYSIYGLVFFGGFLRSFFGPTIFSLVALLVPKKIYHNAATWSTSTWKTASVSGALFGGFFISWIGVDKTLCLVFILVILSLAFTFLIKKKPILNKKIGEPIKESLKAGVTFVFQNKAILGVLTLDMIAVLFGGTVAILSVFAQDVLKVGPEGFGVLNASISMGSIVTMFLTTYIPINRKTGKKMLISVFVFGLSIIAFGLSSIFLVSILALFVSGAADGISMVIRQTILQLKTPDDMRGRVSSVNSMFVGSSNELGAFESGLAAKILGPVVAVVFGGTMTLITVVAIGGLNPTLRELDLTAEIEANRKED; encoded by the coding sequence ATGGCTAAACAAGATCCTTATGCAGCTTTAAAAATAAAGGAATTTAATATCTTTTTATTTGTTCGGTTTTTACTTGTTTTTGGTTGGTCTATGCAGTTTATTGTAATTGAGTGGGAGGTATACTCCATAACAAAAGATCCTTTAAGTTTAGGTATTATTGGGTTAATGGAAATTATTCCGGCATTTACAATGGCTTTATTTGCAGGTCATATTGTAGATCAAAATGAAAAAAGAAATTTACTAGCTATTTGTACAGCAGCTTTTTCATTAATTAGTTTAGGTTTATTTTTATTAACATCAGAAAGTGTAGTAGGGCATTGGTCTACAAACGCTGTTTTATATTCTATATACGGATTGGTTTTCTTTGGTGGCTTTTTACGTTCGTTTTTTGGACCTACCATTTTCTCTTTAGTAGCGTTGTTAGTGCCTAAAAAAATATATCATAATGCGGCAACCTGGAGCACAAGTACCTGGAAAACAGCGTCTGTTTCTGGTGCTTTATTTGGTGGTTTTTTTATAAGTTGGATTGGTGTTGACAAGACACTTTGTTTAGTTTTTATCTTGGTAATTTTATCTTTAGCATTTACTTTTTTAATTAAAAAGAAACCAATTTTAAATAAAAAGATTGGTGAGCCAATAAAAGAAAGTTTAAAAGCAGGAGTTACGTTTGTATTTCAAAATAAAGCCATTTTAGGAGTTTTAACCTTAGATATGATTGCGGTTTTATTTGGTGGTACTGTAGCTATTTTATCTGTTTTTGCACAAGATGTACTTAAGGTGGGGCCAGAAGGTTTTGGTGTTTTAAATGCCTCTATTTCTATGGGAAGTATTGTTACTATGTTTTTAACAACCTACATTCCTATCAACCGAAAAACAGGTAAAAAAATGTTGATATCTGTCTTTGTCTTCGGATTAAGTATTATTGCCTTTGGGTTGTCTTCTATTTTTTTGGTAAGTATTTTAGCTTTATTTGTAAGTGGTGCTGCAGACGGAATATCGATGGTAATTCGTCAAACTATTTTACAATTAAAAACTCCGGATGATATGAGAGGTAGAGTATCTTCTGTAAATTCTATGTTTGTGGGTTCTTCTAATGAATTAGGGGCTTTTGAAAGCGGTTTAGCAGCCAAAATATTAGGTCCTGTTGTTGCAGTTGTTTTTGGCGGAACAATGACCTTAATTACAGTTGTAGCTATTGGAGGGTTAAACCCAACTTTAAGAGAGTTAGATTTAACAGCAGAAATTGAAGCAAACAGAAAAGAAGATTAA